From a single Bacteroidia bacterium genomic region:
- the ppk1 gene encoding polyphosphate kinase 1, whose amino-acid sequence MAENIYFERDLSWLSFNYRVLLEATNRKLPLYERIKFLAIYASNLDEFFHVRVAYTLSLVRLQKQGEVMLDFDAEKLLEKIHAEVNRQQEVFGKVFSDDILVELQKNKINLLLKPPKEAIHKEFLETFFLDDVRAYLHPELLRKNKIVHFLRDDALYLAVKLRNQPRNPDKVKDPAALYRKRIRYALIQVPTHYFSRFVELPRIGEEHYYMLLDDVINCNLSKIFPGYDILGSHNIKLTRNADLVIEDESSGDLVDKIQRSLKKRKTGLPARFLYDRQMGSNMLQYLRDTFSITRRELMPGGKHHSFKDFFNFPNPAGARLERKPTPPAPHRELESYPFLIEAIKQKNWILHFPYHTYDYVVRFLNQAAIDPLVESIRVTQYRVASNSAIVNALVRAAQNGKRVTVFVELKARFDEAANLASAKEMKEAGANIIYSIPGLKVHAKVAMVTRMEGREKVRYAFLSTGNFNEKTARIYADHGFFTKDEEITNELKEVFRHLEDQTYQPPQFRKLMVGQFNLKGNFISLIDREISNAKAGRKAEILIKLNNLEDRVMVDKLYEASQAGVQIRIIVRGICCLRPGLPGISENISVIRLVDQFLEHARVLVFYNDGDMDIYLTSADWMRRNLNRRIELAFPVWDPEIKREIMEILRLQWSDNTKAVRLNENIENVPIVRAENEPPVRAQIDIYERIKDGKL is encoded by the coding sequence ATGGCTGAAAATATATATTTTGAACGCGATCTAAGCTGGCTCTCTTTCAACTACCGTGTGTTGCTTGAAGCAACCAACCGGAAGTTGCCATTGTATGAGCGAATAAAATTTCTGGCGATCTACGCCTCTAACCTTGATGAGTTTTTCCATGTAAGGGTTGCCTATACCCTAAGTCTGGTCAGACTGCAAAAACAAGGCGAAGTAATGCTTGACTTTGATGCTGAAAAGCTCCTGGAAAAAATCCATGCAGAAGTCAACCGCCAACAAGAGGTATTTGGCAAAGTATTCAGCGATGATATCCTTGTCGAACTTCAGAAAAATAAAATCAATCTTCTGCTTAAACCACCGAAAGAAGCGATTCATAAAGAGTTTCTGGAGACCTTTTTTCTCGATGATGTGCGGGCCTATCTGCATCCTGAGCTTTTGCGCAAAAACAAAATTGTGCACTTCCTTCGGGACGACGCCTTATATCTGGCCGTAAAACTTCGAAACCAGCCCCGTAACCCCGACAAAGTAAAGGACCCGGCAGCACTGTACCGAAAGCGGATCCGGTATGCACTGATACAGGTGCCCACTCATTATTTTTCCCGGTTTGTGGAATTGCCCCGAATCGGGGAAGAGCATTACTACATGCTGCTCGATGATGTCATCAACTGCAACCTGAGCAAAATATTTCCCGGTTATGATATCCTCGGTTCTCACAATATCAAACTCACCCGAAATGCGGACCTGGTGATTGAGGATGAATCCAGTGGCGACCTTGTGGACAAGATCCAGCGAAGCCTGAAAAAAAGAAAAACGGGGCTGCCGGCGCGGTTTCTCTACGACCGGCAAATGGGAAGCAATATGCTTCAGTACTTGCGCGACACATTCTCTATCACAAGGAGAGAGCTTATGCCAGGCGGCAAACACCACAGTTTTAAAGATTTTTTCAACTTCCCCAACCCGGCAGGTGCGAGACTGGAACGCAAACCTACACCACCTGCCCCTCACCGCGAATTGGAAAGTTACCCTTTCCTGATTGAGGCCATCAAACAAAAAAACTGGATACTACATTTCCCTTATCACACCTACGACTACGTGGTGCGTTTTCTCAACCAGGCAGCGATCGATCCGCTGGTGGAAAGCATACGTGTAACTCAGTACAGAGTCGCTTCCAACTCCGCCATTGTCAATGCACTGGTGCGTGCCGCCCAAAACGGCAAACGGGTGACTGTCTTTGTAGAGTTAAAAGCCCGTTTTGACGAAGCCGCCAATCTCGCTTCTGCCAAAGAAATGAAAGAAGCCGGAGCCAATATTATTTACAGTATTCCGGGACTCAAAGTACATGCAAAAGTAGCGATGGTAACCCGGATGGAAGGACGGGAAAAAGTGCGTTATGCGTTCCTCAGTACGGGGAATTTCAACGAGAAAACGGCTCGTATCTATGCAGACCACGGGTTTTTTACCAAGGATGAAGAAATCACCAATGAACTGAAAGAAGTATTTCGCCATCTCGAAGATCAGACCTACCAGCCGCCGCAATTTCGCAAGCTGATGGTGGGGCAGTTTAACCTGAAAGGCAATTTTATTTCTCTCATAGACAGAGAGATCTCAAATGCAAAGGCAGGAAGGAAAGCCGAAATTCTGATCAAACTCAACAACCTTGAAGATCGGGTGATGGTGGATAAACTCTACGAAGCGAGTCAGGCCGGTGTACAGATCAGAATCATTGTAAGGGGGATTTGCTGTTTGCGTCCCGGGCTTCCCGGCATAAGTGAAAACATATCCGTCATACGTCTGGTAGATCAGTTTCTGGAGCATGCGCGGGTGCTGGTATTTTACAACGATGGCGATATGGACATCTACCTCACCAGTGCCGACTGGATGCGGCGGAACCTCAACCGGCGGATCGAGCTGGCGTTCCCGGTGTGGGATCCCGAGATCAAACGCGAGATCATGGAGATATTGCGCCTGCAGTGGAGTGACAATACCAAAGCCGTGCGGTTGAATGAGAATATCGAAAATGTTCCCATCGTGCGGGCAGAAAACGAACCGCCCGTACGCGCCCAGATCGACATTTACGAAAGAATCAAGGACGGGAAGTTGTAG